The following are encoded in a window of Rubellicoccus peritrichatus genomic DNA:
- the trpC gene encoding indole-3-glycerol phosphate synthase TrpC, whose product MDKLEEIMAHKREEISNRMRPVRESELERLGRLADQRPAFAKSLKRDGGLAVIAEIKRKSPSAGEIKILPEAAEQARLYYNAGADAMSILTDEKFFGGTLRDLWEVTDFISDAKRDIPCLRKDFMVHPLQVVEAAEAGASCILIIVRALTDDEIRPIHEAAQIAGLDALFEVHNEKEVERTLTHDPKIIGVNNRDLARFKTDLEFSERLIPMIPKDIIRISESGIFEPEDAHRARACGADAVLVGEALMRAENPEELISVFHDIDSV is encoded by the coding sequence ATGGATAAACTTGAGGAAATCATGGCCCACAAGCGGGAGGAAATCTCGAATCGGATGCGTCCGGTTCGCGAATCCGAGCTGGAACGTCTGGGCCGGCTTGCCGACCAACGACCTGCCTTTGCCAAGTCACTCAAAAGGGATGGCGGTCTGGCCGTTATTGCAGAGATAAAACGCAAATCACCGTCGGCTGGAGAGATCAAGATCTTACCCGAGGCAGCCGAACAGGCCCGCCTTTATTACAATGCCGGGGCCGATGCCATGTCCATCCTTACCGATGAAAAGTTTTTTGGCGGCACACTTCGCGACCTTTGGGAAGTAACCGACTTTATCTCTGATGCAAAACGCGATATTCCCTGCTTGCGGAAAGACTTCATGGTCCACCCTTTGCAGGTTGTTGAAGCAGCCGAAGCTGGGGCCAGCTGTATTTTGATCATCGTCCGGGCACTGACGGATGATGAGATTCGCCCCATCCATGAAGCAGCACAAATCGCTGGTCTCGACGCTCTCTTTGAAGTTCATAATGAAAAGGAAGTCGAACGCACCCTCACTCATGACCCAAAGATTATTGGTGTGAACAATCGTGATCTGGCTCGTTTCAAAACAGACCTCGAATTTTCCGAACGCCTGATCCCGATGATCCCGAAAGACATCATACGCATCAGCGAAAGTGGCATCTTTGAACCGGAGGACGCCCACAGAGCCCGAGCCTGCGGCGCGGATGCTGTTCTGGTCGGCGAAGCCCTAATGCGGGCTGAAAATCCTGAAGAGCTGATCTCCGTCTTTCACGATATTGATTCAGTCTGA
- a CDS encoding DUF983 domain-containing protein yields the protein MPSNDSADVSREEIIARSLTGRCPNCGCFGLFKSWFKLNKTCRDCGMSLEKEESGFYFGTTSIGYVVSIIVVLIPICLLVVNKALSVWTGVALAILGSVLLTMLIYPLMLSWIIMSYYVLFPNQLPRNGSTKPNDAQSE from the coding sequence ATGCCTTCAAACGACTCAGCAGATGTGTCCCGCGAGGAAATCATTGCCCGCAGCCTGACCGGACGGTGCCCAAACTGCGGATGCTTTGGCCTGTTTAAGAGCTGGTTCAAGCTCAACAAAACCTGTCGCGACTGCGGAATGAGCCTTGAGAAGGAGGAATCCGGCTTTTACTTTGGGACAACCTCCATCGGTTACGTCGTATCGATCATCGTTGTGCTGATTCCCATCTGCCTTTTGGTCGTCAACAAGGCCCTCTCTGTCTGGACCGGTGTTGCCCTGGCAATCCTCGGGTCGGTCCTGCTGACGATGTTGATTTACCCGCTGATGCTCAGTTGGATCATCATGAGCTACTATGTGCTTTTTCCCAATCAATTGCCCAGGAATGGATCGACCAAACCGAACGATGCCCAATCAGAGTAA
- a CDS encoding LptA/OstA family protein codes for MCQTLFNNLSKHGILVLAFMVGSMAFGEVTTTVGDAPQEETVITSDQFEMVGGETENYFYFYGNVKVTGTNLDATCEEMEVVANRQAKSGEAVGDVGGIKSIVMKKNVVLKQSGRVAESGRADIFPREGKVVLSEDPKVTDSEGTVTGYRMTLLKGEKKVTVEGDPSGASGGRPTIRLPGFQDLGYEDSGPTTTPIDTSNGGTQ; via the coding sequence ATGTGTCAGACTCTTTTTAATAATTTAAGCAAACATGGCATTCTGGTCCTGGCCTTTATGGTTGGGTCGATGGCCTTTGGCGAGGTCACAACGACGGTTGGAGATGCGCCTCAAGAGGAAACCGTCATTACGAGCGATCAATTTGAGATGGTTGGGGGCGAAACCGAGAATTATTTCTATTTTTACGGCAATGTGAAGGTCACGGGCACCAATCTGGACGCGACTTGTGAGGAAATGGAAGTCGTGGCCAATCGTCAGGCCAAGTCAGGCGAGGCAGTCGGTGATGTTGGCGGTATCAAATCCATTGTGATGAAGAAAAATGTCGTTCTGAAGCAATCGGGACGTGTTGCGGAATCGGGCAGGGCGGATATTTTCCCCAGAGAGGGAAAGGTTGTTTTAAGTGAAGATCCTAAGGTGACGGATAGCGAAGGCACGGTTACCGGCTATCGGATGACGCTTCTGAAGGGCGAGAAAAAGGTCACGGTCGAGGGAGATCCATCCGGTGCCTCTGGTGGTCGGCCCACGATTCGACTGCCTGGTTTTCAGGACCTTGGTTATGAAGACTCCGGCCCAACCACCACACCGATTGATACTTCCAACGGAGGAACCCAATGA
- a CDS encoding DUF5069 domain-containing protein, with product MSTIAEKIDAKDLSKKFPRSPREKVAGYVVAGRTLDKCRAAIAGTLGEYHYDCPLDRLFFDFTGIDSVKFQEFVATGADDAEVAAWIEQNSKQTEKREIIQWNNDLRFKRINEMPIELQEFLEGYIDEFIAPKGKTVYYWFDVYDIEEERI from the coding sequence ATGAGTACGATAGCAGAAAAAATTGATGCAAAAGACTTATCGAAGAAGTTTCCACGCAGTCCGCGTGAAAAAGTTGCTGGCTACGTAGTTGCCGGGCGCACACTGGACAAATGCCGTGCAGCAATTGCCGGTACGCTGGGTGAGTATCATTATGACTGCCCGTTAGACAGGCTTTTCTTTGACTTTACTGGAATTGACTCGGTCAAGTTCCAGGAGTTCGTAGCAACAGGAGCTGACGACGCTGAAGTGGCTGCATGGATCGAGCAAAATTCCAAGCAGACAGAAAAAAGAGAAATAATTCAGTGGAATAACGATTTAAGGTTTAAGCGAATCAATGAGATGCCGATAGAGCTCCAAGAGTTCCTTGAAGGCTACATTGACGAATTTATTGCTCCTAAGGGTAAAACCGTCTATTACTGGTTTGATGTCTATGACATCGAAGAGGAACGCATTTAG
- a CDS encoding multicopper oxidase family protein, which yields MNKLILKAKKFSLIPILLVHAFVYCITIQTLQADDSITVFIDSFEDLEQPVEFRSANGLLEVTHILEEASNFLGDGTSDDESEYMFIFGPTYNGSIPGPTLRVKPGDNLVVHTVNNLPPNDDNFLELLGIDLEFCTPLELQKIADGDIATLAAKTTTDFDFNFPHELNSYNLHTHGLHVSPAHKADEILRIIKPGSTYTNIISIPEDHVPGVFFYHPHNHGSIWAQYRSGMAGTIIVEGDIDEVPEIAAAKDIVLVLQQLETDSDFGTGEPDSETSDFTEVFETVKVAKTVNGQLNPTIRIQPGEVQRWRIIHAGRDDNFPFECDGVDFYVIGYDGIPIEEPVLMEKIFLAPGNRVEVLAKGKDAGTYSLTKVADGNVDELTIATVVVEGATIDMGIPETLPYQYDLLAPIAAEEVTGTRSLEYEIVLQPDALDDHVINGNKFDPTRVDQTIYLDDVDEWTITGDGHPHHIHSNDFYVVELEGTYLSDSNGENGIDATELYPTMPLWMDTIMVPSDGKVVLRSRYERYTGALVLHCHIIHHEELGMMQLVEILPPMGEYYLGVERADTSDDDYISQWLGAFNVSDLPWLWHYQFGWLYPAGTGAVDDDFWLYAESLDLAWLWTNSLSFPALWSNDRSSWLFYLDGDGTNFFYDLSQNEWFEASVSNSNAVASL from the coding sequence ATGAACAAGTTAATCCTCAAAGCAAAAAAATTCAGTTTAATCCCCATCCTACTCGTTCACGCATTCGTATATTGTATAACAATCCAAACACTTCAGGCTGACGATTCGATAACGGTATTTATTGATTCTTTTGAAGATTTAGAGCAGCCGGTAGAATTTCGCTCAGCAAACGGTCTACTTGAAGTTACTCATATTTTAGAAGAAGCTAGTAATTTCCTGGGAGACGGAACTTCCGATGATGAGAGCGAATATATGTTTATTTTCGGACCGACCTATAATGGCTCTATCCCTGGCCCAACCCTACGAGTGAAACCGGGAGATAACCTTGTCGTTCATACGGTTAACAATCTCCCACCCAATGATGATAACTTTCTTGAGCTACTTGGTATCGATTTAGAATTCTGTACCCCTTTGGAGTTACAGAAAATTGCAGATGGAGACATTGCCACCCTCGCAGCCAAAACCACAACAGACTTTGACTTCAACTTTCCCCACGAACTTAACAGCTACAATTTACACACACATGGCCTGCATGTTTCTCCCGCCCATAAAGCAGATGAAATTCTTAGGATCATCAAACCAGGAAGCACTTATACCAACATTATCAGTATTCCGGAAGATCATGTGCCCGGAGTATTCTTCTATCATCCTCACAACCATGGCTCAATCTGGGCTCAGTATCGCAGCGGAATGGCTGGCACAATTATTGTTGAAGGAGATATAGATGAAGTCCCTGAAATCGCTGCTGCCAAAGATATTGTCCTGGTCCTCCAGCAATTAGAAACGGACAGTGACTTTGGAACTGGCGAACCAGATAGCGAAACCTCTGATTTTACGGAAGTTTTCGAGACCGTAAAGGTTGCAAAAACAGTGAATGGTCAATTGAATCCAACTATTAGGATTCAACCAGGTGAAGTCCAGCGATGGCGAATAATTCATGCAGGACGTGATGATAATTTTCCATTTGAATGTGATGGTGTCGATTTCTACGTCATAGGCTATGACGGTATTCCAATCGAAGAACCAGTCCTGATGGAAAAGATATTTCTTGCCCCTGGAAACAGGGTCGAAGTCCTGGCCAAAGGCAAAGATGCAGGCACCTATTCATTAACCAAGGTAGCTGATGGCAATGTGGATGAACTAACCATCGCAACAGTCGTCGTCGAAGGCGCAACAATAGATATGGGTATCCCGGAAACACTGCCATATCAATATGATTTATTAGCACCGATTGCTGCCGAGGAAGTCACCGGGACCCGCTCGTTAGAATACGAAATCGTTCTACAACCAGATGCACTTGATGATCATGTAATCAACGGCAATAAGTTTGATCCAACCCGAGTAGACCAAACGATCTATTTGGACGATGTTGACGAATGGACAATCACGGGTGATGGCCATCCGCACCATATTCATTCGAACGACTTCTATGTTGTAGAACTTGAAGGAACCTACTTGTCAGATAGTAACGGAGAAAACGGTATTGATGCGACAGAACTCTACCCCACTATGCCACTCTGGATGGATACCATTATGGTGCCAAGTGATGGAAAAGTCGTGCTTCGTTCAAGATACGAACGCTATACTGGAGCATTGGTTCTACACTGTCACATTATTCATCACGAGGAACTAGGCATGATGCAGCTCGTTGAAATTCTGCCGCCAATGGGTGAATACTACCTGGGTGTTGAACGAGCAGACACAAGTGATGACGATTATATATCCCAATGGCTGGGAGCATTCAATGTCAGCGATCTTCCATGGCTATGGCATTACCAATTCGGCTGGCTCTATCCAGCAGGTACCGGAGCCGTGGATGACGACTTCTGGCTGTATGCTGAATCCTTGGATTTAGCCTGGCTATGGACAAATTCACTCTCATTCCCAGCACTCTGGAGCAATGACAGATCCAGCTGGCTATTCTACCTAGATGGAGATGGCACCAATTTCTTTTACGACCTAAGTCAGAATGAATGGTTCGAAGCGTCTGTCAGCAACTCGAATGCTGTAGCGTCACTTTAG
- a CDS encoding HU family DNA-binding protein, producing the protein MNKAELVLEVQKTLGAETSKASAERAVEAVLESVKKGVKKDKAVALVGFGTFSVAKRAARTGVNPKTGEKIKIAASKTVKFKAGAGLKAVVK; encoded by the coding sequence ATGAATAAAGCAGAGCTGGTTCTCGAAGTTCAGAAAACTCTCGGTGCAGAGACCTCAAAAGCAAGCGCTGAGCGTGCTGTTGAAGCGGTCCTCGAATCCGTTAAGAAAGGCGTTAAGAAGGACAAGGCAGTTGCTCTTGTTGGCTTCGGTACGTTCTCTGTCGCAAAGCGTGCAGCTCGCACTGGTGTTAACCCTAAGACTGGCGAAAAAATCAAAATCGCTGCGTCTAAGACGGTTAAGTTCAAAGCCGGCGCTGGCCTCAAGGCAGTCGTCAAGTAA
- a CDS encoding superoxide dismutase yields MENQADVTESNTNLPRRKFVGAGTAALAGLGLSSLSANAAPSSSVSSLFEVPMNSKGEYELPPLKYAYDALEPHIDKETMHLHHDIHFNGYKKGLNAALAKLKEFRAKGDYPQIAYWENSLAFNGAGYNLHVVFFDGMAPAGTTKPSKAFTKEISDAFGSMDGFKGQMTNASKTVQGSGWGILGWQPMGGKLIVLQAEKHQNLSQWNVIPILALDVWEHAYYLKYQNKRGDYISNWWEVVNWDYAEKRLAAAKNLV; encoded by the coding sequence ATGGAAAACCAAGCTGACGTTACTGAATCGAACACCAATCTACCACGCCGCAAGTTTGTTGGCGCGGGAACCGCCGCCCTGGCCGGGCTCGGTTTATCAAGTTTGTCGGCCAATGCCGCACCATCATCTTCCGTAAGCTCATTGTTTGAAGTCCCGATGAATAGCAAGGGCGAGTATGAGCTGCCTCCACTTAAGTACGCCTATGATGCACTCGAGCCACATATCGATAAAGAGACAATGCACTTGCATCATGACATTCACTTCAACGGCTACAAGAAAGGGCTCAATGCAGCTCTGGCCAAACTGAAAGAATTCCGGGCCAAAGGTGATTACCCACAGATTGCATACTGGGAAAACTCTTTAGCCTTCAATGGCGCGGGTTACAACCTGCATGTTGTTTTCTTTGACGGTATGGCTCCGGCCGGAACGACCAAACCCAGCAAAGCTTTCACCAAGGAAATCAGTGATGCCTTTGGCAGCATGGATGGCTTCAAGGGACAAATGACCAATGCTTCAAAAACCGTCCAAGGCAGTGGCTGGGGAATCCTTGGCTGGCAACCGATGGGCGGTAAACTGATTGTTCTTCAGGCTGAAAAGCATCAGAACCTGAGCCAATGGAATGTCATCCCAATCCTCGCCCTCGACGTCTGGGAACATGCTTACTACTTGAAGTATCAAAACAAACGTGGCGACTACATCAGCAACTGGTGGGAAGTCGTCAATTGGGACTACGCAGAGAAGCGCCTGGCAGCAGCAAAAAACCTGGTGTAA
- a CDS encoding PEP-CTERM sorting domain-containing protein (PEP-CTERM proteins occur, often in large numbers, in the proteomes of bacteria that also encode an exosortase, a predicted intramembrane cysteine proteinase. The presence of a PEP-CTERM domain at a protein's C-terminus predicts cleavage within the sorting domain, followed by covalent anchoring to some some component of the (usually Gram-negative) cell surface. Many PEP-CTERM proteins exhibit an unusual sequence composition that includes large numbers of potential glycosylation sites. Expression of one such protein has been shown restore the ability of a bacterium to form floc, a type of biofilm.), protein MRIIYPIVFLISALTTTQAATLFSDSFENPPDVVGNNPVGWTVSNPGIVITNAVASEGSQSVFIPNGPNRTTTQVGTVDLTGGGDLTFSFDYGVDDTFEPSDGLVAFSIDFGSGYQVIVNDMGAPDGVNSIYSGTTITLSDAAGSGASTFLGYTITIEESYYTGLGATTAQLRYIMNSGGGSESSHLDNVVVSTSIPEPSTYGLMMAIGGGLLVMIRRRIRQS, encoded by the coding sequence ATGAGAATTATCTACCCAATTGTTTTTCTAATCTCTGCTCTCACAACCACACAGGCAGCGACACTCTTTTCCGATAGCTTTGAAAATCCGCCCGATGTCGTTGGCAACAATCCTGTTGGCTGGACGGTTAGCAACCCTGGCATAGTCATAACGAATGCAGTGGCCTCAGAAGGTTCTCAAAGTGTGTTTATCCCCAATGGGCCGAATCGCACGACGACACAGGTAGGGACTGTAGATCTTACTGGCGGGGGAGACCTTACTTTTTCTTTTGATTATGGCGTTGATGACACTTTCGAACCCAGCGATGGCCTAGTTGCGTTCTCAATTGATTTTGGTTCAGGCTATCAAGTGATTGTAAATGATATGGGTGCCCCTGACGGAGTGAATTCGATTTATAGCGGGACAACTATTACGCTTTCTGATGCTGCAGGTTCAGGAGCCAGTACGTTTTTAGGTTACACGATTACTATAGAGGAAAGCTACTACACGGGCCTGGGAGCTACAACAGCCCAGCTCAGATACATTATGAATTCCGGCGGCGGAAGTGAGAGCTCTCACTTGGATAACGTTGTTGTTTCTACCTCAATCCCTGAGCCATCGACCTATGGTCTGATGATGGCAATCGGTGGCGGGCTTTTAGTGATGATTCGCCGCCGTATTCGGCAAAGCTAA
- the lptB gene encoding LPS export ABC transporter ATP-binding protein — protein MSAVAEQETATEVSSIRTNGLVKVYGKREVVRGVDLHVDAGEIVGLLGPNGAGKTTTFYMIVGLVPATRGTVNLDEHKITKIPMYKRARMGIGYLPQEASIFRKLSVYQNVLAIVETLPIPRNERHDYVMAHLEELGLDKLCKQKAYTLSGGERRRLEITRAMVSRPRFMLLDEPFSGVDPISVAEVQDIIRGLKSKNIGVLITDHNVRETLSIVDRAYLIHEGKVLAEGSSDFLVNDEKSREFYLGKNFNM, from the coding sequence ATGAGCGCTGTAGCCGAACAAGAGACTGCAACTGAGGTGTCCTCGATCCGGACCAATGGACTGGTCAAGGTATATGGCAAGCGCGAGGTCGTTCGCGGAGTTGATCTGCATGTGGATGCCGGGGAGATTGTTGGCCTGCTCGGACCGAATGGAGCCGGGAAAACAACGACTTTCTACATGATCGTTGGTCTGGTCCCGGCCACACGGGGGACGGTGAATCTCGATGAGCATAAAATCACAAAGATACCAATGTATAAGCGGGCCCGTATGGGGATTGGTTATCTTCCCCAGGAAGCCAGTATCTTTCGCAAGCTGAGTGTTTATCAAAACGTGCTCGCGATTGTCGAAACTCTGCCGATTCCCCGGAACGAACGTCACGACTATGTTATGGCACACCTCGAAGAACTTGGCCTAGATAAGCTGTGCAAACAGAAAGCCTACACACTGAGTGGCGGGGAGCGTCGTCGTTTGGAGATCACACGGGCCATGGTTTCACGTCCGCGTTTCATGCTCCTTGACGAGCCTTTCAGCGGCGTTGACCCAATCAGCGTTGCCGAGGTGCAGGACATTATCCGCGGTCTGAAAAGCAAAAACATCGGCGTCCTGATCACCGATCACAACGTTCGGGAAACACTCAGCATTGTAGACCGCGCTTACCTGATTCACGAAGGCAAGGTTCTGGCCGAAGGCTCAAGCGACTTCCTCGTCAATGATGAGAAAAGCCGCGAGTTCTATTTGGGTAAGAACTTTAATATGTAG
- a CDS encoding 3-deoxy-7-phosphoheptulonate synthase — protein sequence MSQVETRDINVAETRILPEPSTLLAEIPKTEAAASFIASSRDEIHRIIFGDDKRLLVVVGPCSIHDTEAGREYAQRLLKLSQELSDRLCLVMRVYFEKPRTTVGWKGLIMDPHLDGSYDIPAGLRHAREFLSEVIELGLPTATELLDPITPQYIADLVCWTAIGARTTESQTHRQMASGLSMPLGFKNGTDGSIKVAINAIKAASAKQTFLGVDEHGRASSVTTRGNPNCHIVLRGGSDGTNFDAKNVMQTRLALESDGLIPAMMIDCSHENTAKDPSRQPEVLDDVIRQIERGDDSIIGVMLESNIHVGNQKLGKSKADLKYGVSITDGCIDWETTEEILRDAHKRLSGRFAD from the coding sequence ATGAGCCAAGTTGAAACCCGAGATATCAATGTAGCAGAAACACGGATCCTGCCAGAGCCGTCCACGCTGCTTGCAGAGATTCCTAAGACAGAGGCCGCAGCGAGCTTTATCGCAAGTAGTCGTGATGAAATCCATCGCATTATTTTTGGAGATGACAAGCGCCTCCTCGTTGTTGTTGGCCCTTGCTCTATTCACGATACGGAAGCTGGCCGTGAGTATGCGCAGCGGCTGCTCAAGCTGTCTCAGGAGCTTTCAGACCGTCTTTGCCTGGTCATGCGAGTATATTTTGAGAAGCCAAGAACGACGGTTGGCTGGAAGGGGCTCATCATGGATCCGCACCTCGATGGCTCTTACGATATTCCTGCCGGATTGCGGCATGCACGTGAATTTTTAAGTGAGGTGATCGAGCTGGGACTGCCGACTGCAACTGAGTTGTTGGATCCAATTACACCTCAATATATCGCTGATCTTGTTTGTTGGACGGCTATTGGCGCACGCACGACGGAAAGTCAGACACACCGTCAGATGGCATCCGGGCTTTCAATGCCACTTGGTTTCAAGAATGGGACAGATGGTAGTATTAAGGTTGCGATTAATGCGATCAAAGCAGCTAGTGCGAAGCAAACTTTCCTCGGTGTTGATGAGCATGGTCGCGCCTCGTCTGTGACGACACGGGGCAATCCGAACTGCCATATTGTTCTGCGTGGTGGCTCGGACGGGACAAACTTCGATGCGAAAAACGTGATGCAGACACGTTTGGCACTTGAGTCGGACGGTTTGATTCCGGCCATGATGATTGACTGCAGCCATGAGAACACGGCTAAAGATCCTTCCAGGCAGCCTGAGGTGTTGGATGATGTCATCCGGCAGATTGAGCGTGGAGATGACTCAATTATTGGTGTAATGCTTGAAAGCAATATACATGTCGGTAATCAAAAGCTTGGGAAGTCGAAGGCCGACTTGAAATATGGAGTTTCGATTACCGATGGTTGCATCGACTGGGAAACGACAGAAGAAATTCTGCGGGATGCGCACAAGAGGCTTTCGGGCCGTTTTGCTGACTAG
- the rsmA gene encoding 16S rRNA (adenine(1518)-N(6)/adenine(1519)-N(6))-dimethyltransferase RsmA — protein sequence MLTLSQTRKILAKLGHEPRKALGQNYLVDANIVRKSLELAEVKAGDVIVEVGPGLGTLTQSLLEAGAKVFAIEADKTMFAYQTENLLKTYLDDLNITLGDAVDKPRAGLPDEIASRGDFKIVANLPYAISTPWLETLIAGPLPKSITVMVQKEAGDRFMAESGTKQFGAVSIFLQSAYRRAKAHSVSSSCFHPAPKVDSMIVHLERLNNPFCFTPVSRKVIRRIFTQRRKQIGGIVRRLDEREQLESWLEEIASLGISPQSRPEQVPLEAWQKLTLE from the coding sequence ATGCTAACCCTAAGCCAGACGCGCAAAATCCTGGCCAAACTTGGCCACGAGCCACGAAAGGCTTTGGGGCAGAACTATCTGGTTGATGCCAATATCGTTCGAAAATCGCTTGAGTTGGCTGAAGTAAAAGCAGGCGATGTCATTGTCGAGGTTGGGCCGGGCCTGGGTACTTTGACTCAATCACTGCTGGAAGCTGGAGCAAAGGTGTTTGCGATCGAAGCAGACAAAACGATGTTCGCTTACCAGACGGAAAACCTGCTCAAAACTTACCTTGACGATCTGAATATCACTCTTGGAGATGCAGTGGACAAACCACGGGCTGGGCTTCCTGATGAGATTGCCAGCCGGGGAGACTTCAAAATCGTCGCCAACCTACCCTACGCCATTTCGACACCATGGCTGGAAACCTTGATTGCTGGTCCGCTGCCCAAATCAATCACCGTCATGGTTCAAAAAGAGGCAGGCGATCGTTTTATGGCTGAATCAGGAACCAAGCAGTTTGGTGCCGTCTCGATATTTCTGCAATCGGCCTATCGCCGGGCCAAAGCACATTCTGTTTCAAGCAGCTGCTTTCACCCTGCCCCCAAAGTTGACTCCATGATCGTTCACCTGGAGCGGCTGAATAATCCATTTTGCTTCACGCCGGTTTCGAGAAAAGTCATCCGCCGTATTTTCACCCAGCGACGCAAGCAAATCGGAGGCATTGTGAGACGACTGGATGAGCGTGAGCAGTTGGAATCATGGCTGGAGGAAATAGCCAGTCTTGGAATCAGCCCACAAAGTCGTCCGGAACAAGTGCCGCTTGAAGCCTGGCAAAAACTGACGCTGGAATGA